A part of Verrucomicrobium sp. genomic DNA contains:
- a CDS encoding LLM class flavin-dependent oxidoreductase — MAALALSVLDQSIAVAGRPQDVSIRETIEMARRCEELGYRRFWVSEHHNLDSIAGSAPEILIAAIAATTRRIRVGSAGVLLPHYSSLKVAEQFRVLEAIAPGRIDLGVGRAPGGDIKTARALNPDFPGAGDAFPAQMDDLLNWVSGLPLAKDHPFHGVKALPEGPFTPEVWMLGSTTDGARLAARFGLPFCLAHFISEGRGAEEAFEDYHRLYRPSARHPRPYASVCVWALAAETEEKARHLFRTRERWRLNRDRGVFGPLVSPEEAAAEPRTRQEEEYLERLRQGALIGTAAQVGRRLREMAAAWKLDEAAILTWTHDPAARARSYALFAEEFSLAGSSAASP, encoded by the coding sequence ATGGCCGCCCTCGCGCTCTCCGTCCTGGACCAGTCGATCGCCGTCGCGGGCCGCCCGCAGGACGTCTCGATCCGGGAGACGATCGAGATGGCGCGGCGCTGCGAGGAGCTGGGCTACCGGCGCTTCTGGGTCTCCGAGCACCACAACCTGGACAGCATCGCCGGGTCGGCCCCGGAAATCCTCATCGCGGCGATCGCCGCCACCACGCGGCGGATCCGGGTGGGCAGCGCGGGCGTCCTTTTGCCCCACTACTCCTCCCTGAAGGTGGCCGAGCAGTTCCGCGTCCTGGAGGCGATCGCCCCCGGCCGGATCGACCTGGGCGTGGGCCGCGCCCCCGGCGGCGACATAAAGACGGCCCGCGCCCTCAATCCCGATTTTCCCGGCGCGGGGGACGCCTTCCCCGCGCAGATGGACGACCTGCTGAACTGGGTCTCCGGCCTGCCCCTGGCGAAGGACCATCCCTTTCACGGCGTGAAGGCGCTGCCGGAGGGCCCCTTCACGCCGGAGGTCTGGATGCTGGGAAGCACCACGGACGGGGCGCGGCTGGCGGCCCGCTTTGGCCTCCCCTTCTGCCTGGCCCACTTCATCTCGGAAGGGCGCGGGGCGGAAGAGGCCTTCGAGGATTACCACCGGCTCTACCGGCCCAGCGCCCGGCACCCGCGGCCCTACGCCTCCGTCTGCGTCTGGGCGCTGGCGGCGGAGACGGAGGAAAAGGCGCGGCACCTCTTCCGCACGCGGGAGCGGTGGCGGCTGAACCGGGATCGGGGCGTCTTCGGCCCCCTCGTTTCCCCGGAGGAGGCCGCCGCCGAGCCCCGGACGCGGCAGGAGGAGGAATACCTGGAGCGGCTGCGGCAGGGCGCCCTGATCGGCACCGCGGCGCAGGTCGGCCGGCGGCTGCGGGAGATGGCGGCCGCCTGGAAGCTGGACGAGGCGGCGATCCTGACCTGGACCCACGACCCCGCCGCGCGCGCCCGCTCCTACGCGCTCTTCGCGGAAGAATTCAGCCTGGCAGGATCGTCCGCAGCTTCGCCTTGA
- a CDS encoding AraC family transcriptional regulator: MKESLAEALKSLATIDGFGPTALADVRVMYSPTRHDYGPVAYDPSVVIIAQGRKRGRLGGRTFVYDARNYLVLALPLPFECETIGTAKEPLLGLAVRISPPVVAELLLDLETPADAGKLRAVDASRLTPELEDAALRLARALRSPVEARILGPQIVREITYRALRGGQGAALQALASPQGRFGRIARALRRIHADYARPLDVPLLAREAGMSLTSFHTHFKALTAKPPQRYLQAIRLHKAEALLAAGTPVAEAGRQVGYESASQFSREFKRFFGLPPKEIQAGRRAGVTMF, encoded by the coding sequence ATGAAGGAATCCCTGGCCGAGGCGCTCAAAAGCCTGGCGACGATCGACGGCTTCGGCCCCACGGCCCTGGCGGACGTGCGGGTGATGTATTCCCCCACGCGGCACGACTACGGCCCCGTCGCCTACGATCCCAGCGTCGTCATCATCGCGCAGGGGCGCAAGCGCGGTCGGCTGGGCGGGCGCACCTTCGTCTACGACGCCCGCAACTACCTGGTGCTGGCCCTTCCCCTCCCCTTCGAGTGCGAGACGATCGGCACGGCGAAGGAGCCCCTGCTGGGGCTGGCGGTGCGGATCAGCCCCCCGGTCGTCGCGGAGCTGCTCCTGGACCTGGAGACCCCCGCCGACGCGGGGAAGCTCCGCGCCGTCGACGCCAGCCGCCTGACGCCGGAATTGGAGGACGCCGCCCTGCGCCTGGCCCGCGCCCTCCGCTCCCCCGTGGAGGCCCGCATCCTGGGCCCGCAGATCGTCCGGGAGATCACCTACCGGGCGCTGCGCGGCGGCCAGGGGGCGGCGCTCCAGGCCCTCGCCTCGCCCCAGGGGCGCTTTGGCCGGATCGCGCGGGCGCTGCGCCGCATCCACGCCGACTACGCCCGGCCGCTCGACGTGCCCCTGCTGGCGCGGGAGGCGGGGATGAGCCTCACCTCCTTCCACACCCATTTCAAGGCGCTCACGGCCAAGCCGCCCCAGCGCTATCTCCAGGCCATCCGCCTCCATAAAGCGGAAGCCCTCCTGGCCGCCGGAACGCCCGTGGCGGAGGCGGGGCGCCAGGTCGGCTACGAAAGCGCCTCCCAGTTCAGCCGGGAGTTCAAGCGGTTCTTCGGCCTGCCGCCGAAGGAAATCCAGGCCGGGCGCCGCGCGGGCGTCACGATGTTCTAA
- a CDS encoding SDR family oxidoreductase, producing the protein MNGLNDKIALVTGGSRGLGRNAALHLARAGADVLLTYRSKKEEAEETVAAIEALGRKAAALPLDVESTAGFGAFAAEVARVLKEKWGRERFDFLVNNAGVGSTAPFPEMTEEKFDLLLNVQFKGVYFLTQKLLPLLNDGGRIVNLSTGLARFTVPGYSAYAAMKGAVETLSRYLAKELGPRRINVNLVAPGPIETDFTKESLGRPGFKDFLAGQTALGRVGVPDDIGGVVAFLCSEEGRWVNAQRVEASGGLFI; encoded by the coding sequence ATGAACGGATTAAACGACAAGATCGCCCTGGTCACCGGCGGCAGCCGCGGCCTGGGCCGGAACGCAGCCCTCCACCTGGCCCGCGCCGGGGCCGACGTCCTCCTCACCTACCGGAGCAAGAAAGAGGAGGCGGAGGAGACCGTCGCCGCCATCGAGGCCCTGGGCCGGAAGGCCGCGGCCCTGCCCCTGGACGTGGAAAGCACCGCCGGATTCGGCGCCTTCGCGGCCGAGGTCGCGCGCGTCCTGAAGGAAAAGTGGGGCCGGGAACGCTTCGACTTCCTGGTGAACAACGCGGGCGTCGGCTCCACCGCCCCCTTCCCGGAGATGACGGAGGAGAAGTTCGACCTCCTCCTCAACGTCCAGTTCAAGGGCGTCTACTTCCTGACCCAGAAGCTCCTGCCCCTTCTCAACGACGGCGGCCGGATCGTGAACCTCTCCACCGGCCTGGCCCGCTTCACCGTGCCCGGCTACTCCGCCTACGCGGCGATGAAGGGGGCGGTGGAGACGCTCTCCCGCTACCTGGCCAAGGAGCTGGGGCCGCGCCGGATCAACGTCAACCTCGTCGCCCCCGGGCCGATCGAGACCGACTTCACGAAGGAGTCCCTGGGCCGCCCCGGCTTCAAGGACTTCCTGGCCGGCCAGACGGCGCTGGGCCGCGTGGGCGTGCCGGACGACATCGGCGGCGTCGTGGCCTTCCTCTGCTCGGAGGAGGGGCGCTGGGTCAACGCGCAGCGGGTGGAGGCCTCCGGCGGGCTCTTTATCTAG
- a CDS encoding sodium:proton antiporter: MNFFDIAAVLVTLATFFGYLNHRFLRLPPTIGILGMALGLSLLLLLVNGLVPWNVHGWASGFLKQIDFTEALIHGMLCFLLFAGALTVDFKSLQANRLPVVILATVGVLLSCVLIGFMARPLFAWLGFAVSMPVCFLFGALISPTDPIAVLSMLKQLRSSRDLEAQIAGESLFNDGVGIVLFFSLLPMAGLGATPDPGPETSPGTKAILFFLEEVGGGALLGLFFGWLGCRALKAIDHPALELLITLSVAMFVYAVSFALNASGPIAVVVAGILIGSWGRSRAMSETSAHHVTVFWEMTDEILNSTLFLLLGLYVLTIAWSRSLVLAALAIIPLALAARWASVALPVFLLRVRCRFPNGIIPILTWGGLRGGLSVAMVLSLPAFRHKELLLSCTYGVVLFSILIQGLTMKRLLTHYKVSR, encoded by the coding sequence GTGAATTTCTTCGACATCGCCGCGGTGCTGGTGACGTTGGCCACCTTCTTCGGCTACCTGAACCACCGCTTCCTGAGGCTGCCGCCCACCATCGGCATCCTGGGCATGGCGCTGGGCCTCTCCCTGCTCCTTCTCCTGGTGAACGGCCTGGTCCCCTGGAACGTCCACGGCTGGGCGTCCGGCTTCCTCAAGCAGATCGACTTCACCGAGGCGCTCATCCACGGGATGCTCTGCTTCCTGCTCTTCGCCGGGGCGCTCACCGTCGACTTCAAGAGCCTCCAGGCCAACCGGCTGCCCGTCGTCATCCTGGCCACGGTAGGCGTCCTTCTCTCCTGCGTGCTCATCGGCTTCATGGCCCGCCCCCTCTTCGCCTGGCTCGGCTTCGCGGTGTCGATGCCCGTCTGCTTCCTCTTCGGCGCGCTCATCTCCCCCACCGACCCGATCGCCGTCCTCTCCATGCTCAAGCAGTTGCGCTCCTCCAGGGACCTGGAGGCGCAGATCGCCGGGGAATCCCTCTTCAACGACGGCGTCGGCATCGTCCTCTTCTTTTCCCTGCTTCCCATGGCGGGCCTGGGGGCGACCCCCGATCCCGGCCCGGAAACCTCCCCCGGGACGAAGGCCATCCTTTTCTTCCTGGAGGAAGTGGGGGGAGGCGCGCTCCTGGGCCTCTTCTTCGGCTGGCTGGGCTGCCGCGCGCTCAAGGCCATCGACCATCCCGCGCTGGAATTGCTCATCACCCTCTCCGTGGCGATGTTCGTCTACGCCGTCTCCTTCGCCCTGAACGCCTCCGGGCCGATCGCCGTCGTCGTCGCGGGCATCCTCATCGGCAGCTGGGGGAGGAGCCGGGCTATGAGCGAAACCAGCGCCCACCACGTCACCGTGTTCTGGGAAATGACCGACGAGATCCTCAACTCGACTCTCTTCCTCCTCCTGGGCCTTTACGTGCTGACGATCGCCTGGAGCCGCAGCCTGGTCCTGGCGGCGCTGGCCATCATCCCGCTGGCCCTGGCGGCCCGCTGGGCCTCCGTGGCCCTGCCCGTTTTCCTCCTGCGCGTGCGCTGCCGCTTTCCCAACGGCATCATCCCCATCCTCACCTGGGGCGGCCTGCGGGGCGGCCTTTCCGTGGCGATGGTCCTTTCCCTGCCCGCCTTCCGGCACAAGGAGCTGCTCCTGAGCTGCACCTACGGCGTCGTTCTCTTTTCCATCCTCATCCAGGGCCTCACCATGAAGCGTCTCCTCACCCACTACAAAGTCAGCCGATGA
- a CDS encoding Ohr family peroxiredoxin, which translates to MSALTANERKVVYTAEVVNQGGREGTAESENGGLRVSLVPPSQSEDGHEGTNPEQLYAAAYGACFHAALDNAAEKAGFPIKGSTVTARVTLYEDHQGGYELGVELRASLPGIPEAQAERLLHQAHTTCPYSKAVRGNVDVRLTLD; encoded by the coding sequence ATGAGTGCGTTAACCGCGAATGAACGAAAAGTCGTCTACACCGCCGAGGTGGTGAACCAGGGAGGCCGGGAGGGGACCGCCGAGTCCGAAAACGGCGGCCTGCGCGTCTCCCTGGTGCCGCCGTCCCAATCGGAGGACGGGCACGAGGGGACCAACCCCGAGCAGCTCTACGCTGCCGCCTACGGCGCCTGCTTCCACGCCGCGCTGGACAACGCCGCGGAGAAGGCGGGCTTCCCGATCAAGGGCTCCACCGTCACCGCCCGCGTGACCCTCTACGAGGACCACCAGGGCGGCTACGAACTGGGCGTCGAGCTGCGCGCCAGCCTGCCCGGCATCCCGGAGGCGCAGGCGGAGCGGCTGCTCCACCAGGCCCACACGACCTGCCCCTATTCCAAGGCCGTGCGCGGCAACGTCGACGTCCGCCTGACCCTGGATTAG
- a CDS encoding RibD family protein: MRPHIICFMLSSVDGRIQSRNWGIGDTAKIYEGRGAKIKADGWIVGRVTMQEFSSKKPYRAPKGTFRIPKTDYVAPYNAKTFAVAIDPQGKCHWDSGMVDTEHVIAVLTERVPASYLAHLREKGVSYVFAGKSSLDLARALAKLRKLFPIKTLMLQGGGGVNGSFLKAGLIDELRLLLLPVADGTMGTPTLFDAERGYTGRKGVKFRLRALRRLPKGFVWLEYVALHAKK, from the coding sequence ATGAGACCCCACATCATCTGCTTCATGCTCAGCTCCGTCGACGGCCGCATCCAGTCCCGCAACTGGGGCATCGGCGACACGGCGAAGATCTACGAGGGCCGGGGCGCGAAGATCAAGGCTGACGGCTGGATCGTGGGCCGGGTGACCATGCAGGAATTCTCCAGCAAGAAGCCCTACCGCGCCCCCAAGGGGACCTTCCGCATCCCGAAGACCGACTACGTCGCCCCGTACAATGCGAAGACCTTCGCCGTCGCCATCGACCCGCAGGGGAAGTGCCACTGGGATTCCGGCATGGTCGACACGGAGCACGTCATCGCCGTGCTGACGGAGCGGGTCCCCGCCTCCTACCTGGCCCACCTGCGGGAGAAGGGCGTTTCCTACGTCTTCGCGGGGAAATCGTCCCTGGACCTCGCGCGGGCGCTGGCCAAGCTGCGGAAGCTTTTCCCGATCAAGACCCTCATGCTCCAGGGCGGCGGCGGGGTCAACGGCTCCTTCCTGAAGGCGGGCCTCATCGACGAGCTGCGGCTCCTCCTCCTGCCCGTGGCCGACGGTACGATGGGAACCCCCACCCTCTTCGACGCCGAGCGGGGCTACACCGGGCGGAAGGGCGTCAAATTCCGCCTCCGCGCCCTGCGCCGGCTGCCGAAGGGCTTCGTTTGGCTTGAATACGTGGCCCTCCACGCCAAAAAGTAG
- a CDS encoding response regulator, protein MKTKETPAAPRVLLADDSGLNLLVAQAFLEGFGIECDIVRDGTAALAKALEGDYAAILLDIQMPGLDGCEVARRVRAREGKEEGRRVPIVAVTAYTRPDDLARFREAGIDDFLAKPFEPSQLKAKLRTILPG, encoded by the coding sequence TTGAAAACCAAAGAAACTCCCGCGGCTCCCCGCGTCCTCTTGGCCGACGATTCCGGCCTGAACCTCCTCGTCGCCCAGGCCTTCCTGGAAGGCTTCGGCATCGAGTGCGACATCGTCCGCGACGGCACCGCCGCGCTGGCCAAGGCGCTGGAGGGAGACTACGCCGCCATCCTCCTGGACATCCAGATGCCGGGCCTGGACGGCTGCGAGGTGGCCCGCCGCGTCCGCGCGCGGGAAGGGAAGGAAGAGGGCCGACGCGTCCCCATCGTGGCCGTGACCGCCTACACCCGCCCGGACGACCTGGCCCGCTTCCGGGAGGCGGGGATCGACGACTTCCTGGCCAAGCCCTTCGAGCCGAGCCAGCTCAAGGCGAAGCTGCGGACGATCCTGCCAGGCTGA
- a CDS encoding DNA topoisomerase IB, which produces MAPAIPGLRYVSDEGPGITRRRQGKAFAYFRPDGKPVRDAATLRRIAALVLPPAWEGVWICPSPSGHIQATGRDARGRKQYRYHDAWRAHRDRDKYGHMMAFARVLPRIRGRVRRDLRQSGLPREKALAAVVRLLETTLIRVGNDEYARENHSYGLTTLHNSHARVRGPRIEFAFRGKSGKQHRIEVDDPRLARIVRRCQELPGQELFCYLDGEGRARDIGSQDVNDYLRAASGGDYTAKDFRTWIGTVLAAVALRELEEVTSASQARKNIAAVVQSVSKVLGNTPAVCRKCYIHPEIFDAYVEGATLQAVSRRIGEDLGRSLGRLRPVEAAVLALLQKRLRAAQIAGKGKGISLLHKRGKGRGTHPARLEG; this is translated from the coding sequence ATGGCACCCGCCATTCCCGGCCTGCGCTACGTTTCCGACGAGGGTCCCGGCATCACCCGGCGGCGGCAGGGGAAGGCCTTCGCCTATTTCCGGCCGGACGGAAAGCCCGTCCGCGACGCGGCGACGCTCCGCCGCATCGCCGCCCTGGTGCTGCCGCCCGCCTGGGAGGGCGTCTGGATCTGTCCTTCCCCCTCCGGCCACATCCAGGCCACCGGCCGGGACGCGCGGGGCCGGAAGCAATACCGCTACCACGACGCCTGGCGGGCCCACCGCGACCGGGACAAATACGGCCACATGATGGCCTTCGCCCGCGTGCTCCCGCGCATCCGTGGCCGCGTGCGGCGGGACCTGCGGCAATCCGGCCTGCCCCGGGAGAAGGCGCTGGCCGCCGTCGTCCGCCTGCTGGAGACCACCCTCATCCGGGTGGGCAACGACGAATACGCGCGGGAAAACCACTCCTACGGGCTGACTACCCTGCACAACAGCCATGCGCGCGTCCGGGGGCCGCGCATCGAATTTGCCTTCCGGGGGAAGAGCGGCAAGCAGCACCGCATCGAGGTCGACGACCCCCGGCTGGCCCGCATCGTCCGCCGCTGCCAGGAGCTGCCCGGCCAGGAGCTCTTCTGCTACCTGGACGGGGAGGGCCGCGCCCGCGACATCGGCTCCCAGGACGTGAACGATTACCTGCGCGCCGCCTCCGGCGGGGACTACACGGCCAAGGACTTCCGCACCTGGATCGGCACCGTGCTGGCGGCCGTCGCCCTGCGGGAATTGGAAGAGGTCACCTCCGCCAGCCAGGCCCGGAAGAACATCGCCGCCGTCGTCCAGAGCGTCTCCAAGGTGCTGGGAAACACGCCCGCCGTCTGCCGGAAATGCTATATCCACCCGGAGATCTTCGACGCCTATGTGGAGGGAGCCACCCTCCAGGCCGTCTCCCGCCGCATCGGGGAGGACCTGGGCCGTTCCCTGGGCCGCCTCCGCCCGGTGGAGGCGGCGGTGCTGGCCCTTCTGCAGAAGCGGCTCCGCGCCGCGCAAATTGCAGGGAAGGGGAAGGGAATTTCCCTGCTGCATAAGAGAGGAAAAGGCCGCGGCACACATCCTGCACGCCTGGAGGGATGA
- the rfbF gene encoding glucose-1-phosphate cytidylyltransferase, which yields MMKAVILAGGLGTRLAEETATRPKPMVEIGGRPILWHIMKTYSAHGIHDFVICAGYKGYMIKEYFSNYFLHMSDVTFDMRHNKMEVHQRRAEPWQVTIVDTGEETLTGGRLRRVREYVGDETFCFTYGDGVGDVDIAALVAFHKKQKTHATLTAVQPPGRFGALEIGGDARIATFREKPQGDGSWINGGYFVLEPEVFSHLHEDKDVWERRPLEELAGAGQLSAYKHGGFWQPMDTIRDKLHLEELWASGTAPWKKW from the coding sequence ATGATGAAAGCGGTGATTCTAGCGGGCGGCCTCGGCACCCGTTTGGCGGAGGAGACGGCGACCCGGCCCAAGCCGATGGTGGAGATCGGCGGCCGGCCGATCCTCTGGCACATCATGAAGACCTACTCCGCCCACGGCATCCACGACTTCGTGATCTGCGCGGGCTACAAGGGGTACATGATCAAGGAGTACTTCTCCAATTACTTCCTCCACATGTCCGACGTCACCTTCGACATGCGGCACAACAAGATGGAGGTCCACCAGCGCCGCGCCGAGCCGTGGCAGGTCACCATCGTCGACACGGGGGAGGAGACCCTGACCGGCGGCCGCCTGCGCCGCGTTCGGGAATACGTCGGCGATGAGACCTTCTGCTTCACCTACGGCGACGGCGTGGGCGACGTCGACATCGCCGCCCTGGTCGCCTTCCACAAGAAACAGAAGACCCACGCCACCCTGACCGCCGTGCAGCCGCCGGGCCGCTTCGGCGCGCTGGAGATCGGCGGCGACGCCCGCATCGCCACCTTCCGGGAGAAGCCCCAGGGGGACGGCAGCTGGATCAACGGCGGCTACTTCGTCCTGGAGCCGGAGGTCTTCTCCCACCTCCACGAGGACAAGGACGTCTGGGAGCGCCGCCCGCTGGAGGAATTGGCCGGGGCGGGGCAGCTTTCCGCCTACAAGCACGGCGGCTTCTGGCAGCCGATGGATACCATCCGCGACAAGCTCCACCTGGAAGAATTGTGGGCCTCCGGCACCGCGCCGTGGAAAAAGTGGTAG
- a CDS encoding Tex family protein produces the protein MNEAYIQTIAQELKIQPRQVTATAKLFAEGATVPFIARYRKEATGSLDEVAVTAIRERLLSLAEIDQRRESILKSLTERNLLTDALKAAVGAADTLTKLEDIYQPYRPKRRTRATVAKEQGLEPLAVLILKQDPATDPQKEAQAYVSAEKGVETVEAALAGARDIIAEQVSDDPQARARLRELFLKQGVIKSKVLTGKEEEGAKFKDYFDWTEPLSSIPSHRLLAIRRGETEGFLLMRISVQEEEALPLLEPLFAIGTGPAASQVRQAVQEGYKRLLLPAIEVEMRMDSKKKADAAAIRVFADNLRELLLASPLGRKSVLAIDPGFRTGCKIVCLDRQGKLLHNDVIYPTAGSVMEMRDAAEALLSMIRKYQIEAVAIGNGTASRETEAFVKKLRLTIPIVMVNESGASIYSASEAAREEFPDQDLTVRGAVSIGRRLMDPLAELVKLDPKSIGVGQYQHDVEQGALKRSLDDVVVSCVNGVGVELNTASKQLLGYVSGLGTALAGSIVAHRNAHGPFKSRADLKKVERLGPKAYEQAAGFLRIRDGEHPLDASAVHPESYALVDAMAKDLGCAVSDLLKNAELRKKIDPARYVTETVGLPTLRDILAELAKPGRDPRQQFEVFSFQAGVEKMEDLKPGMKLPGIVTNVTAFGAFVDIGVHQDGLIHVSQLADHFVSDPAEVVKVQQKVNVTVLDVDLPRKRIALSMKAAPVIGAASSSGRNSPGAPRPAGNGGGGGRTNQPAAVDWFTEALSKGQRR, from the coding sequence ATGAACGAGGCCTACATCCAAACGATCGCCCAGGAGCTGAAGATCCAGCCCCGGCAAGTCACCGCCACCGCCAAGCTCTTTGCCGAGGGGGCGACCGTCCCCTTCATCGCCCGCTACCGGAAGGAGGCCACCGGCTCCCTGGACGAGGTGGCCGTGACCGCCATCCGCGAACGGCTCCTGAGCCTGGCGGAGATCGACCAGCGCCGGGAATCGATCCTCAAGTCCCTCACGGAGCGGAACCTCCTGACCGACGCGCTCAAGGCCGCCGTCGGCGCCGCCGACACGCTCACCAAGCTGGAGGACATCTACCAGCCCTACCGCCCGAAGCGCCGCACCCGCGCCACCGTGGCGAAGGAGCAGGGCCTGGAGCCCCTGGCCGTCCTGATCCTCAAGCAGGACCCCGCCACCGACCCGCAAAAGGAGGCCCAGGCCTACGTCAGCGCGGAGAAGGGGGTGGAGACGGTGGAGGCCGCCCTGGCCGGCGCGCGCGACATCATCGCCGAGCAGGTGAGCGACGATCCCCAGGCCCGCGCCCGCCTGCGCGAGCTCTTCCTCAAGCAGGGCGTCATCAAGTCGAAGGTCCTCACCGGCAAGGAAGAGGAGGGGGCCAAGTTCAAGGACTACTTTGACTGGACCGAGCCGCTTTCCTCCATCCCCAGCCACCGCCTGCTGGCCATCCGCCGCGGGGAGACGGAGGGCTTCCTCCTCATGCGCATCTCCGTGCAGGAAGAGGAGGCGCTGCCCCTGCTGGAGCCGCTCTTCGCCATCGGGACCGGCCCCGCCGCCTCCCAGGTGCGCCAGGCCGTGCAGGAGGGCTACAAGCGCCTCCTGCTCCCCGCCATCGAGGTGGAGATGCGGATGGACTCCAAGAAGAAGGCCGACGCGGCCGCCATTCGCGTCTTCGCCGACAACCTGCGGGAGCTCCTCCTGGCCTCCCCGCTGGGGCGCAAGAGCGTCCTGGCCATCGATCCGGGCTTCCGCACCGGCTGCAAGATCGTCTGCCTGGACCGCCAGGGGAAGCTCCTCCACAACGACGTGATCTATCCCACGGCGGGTTCCGTCATGGAGATGCGGGACGCCGCCGAGGCGCTCCTGAGCATGATCCGCAAATACCAGATCGAGGCCGTCGCCATCGGCAACGGCACCGCCAGCCGGGAGACGGAGGCCTTCGTGAAGAAGCTCCGCCTGACCATCCCCATCGTCATGGTCAACGAGAGCGGCGCCTCCATCTACTCCGCCTCCGAGGCGGCGCGGGAGGAATTCCCCGACCAGGACCTGACCGTGCGCGGCGCCGTCTCCATCGGCCGCCGCCTCATGGACCCGCTGGCGGAATTGGTGAAGCTCGACCCGAAGTCGATCGGCGTCGGCCAATACCAGCACGACGTCGAGCAGGGCGCCCTCAAGCGGAGCCTGGACGACGTGGTCGTGAGCTGCGTCAACGGCGTGGGCGTGGAACTCAACACCGCCAGCAAGCAGCTCCTGGGCTACGTCTCCGGGCTGGGGACGGCCCTGGCCGGGAGCATCGTGGCCCACCGGAACGCCCATGGCCCGTTCAAGTCCCGCGCGGACCTCAAGAAGGTCGAGCGCCTCGGGCCGAAGGCCTACGAGCAGGCGGCGGGCTTCCTCCGCATCCGGGACGGGGAGCATCCCCTGGACGCCAGCGCCGTCCACCCGGAGAGCTACGCCCTGGTCGACGCCATGGCCAAGGACCTGGGCTGCGCCGTCTCCGACCTGCTGAAGAACGCCGAGCTGCGCAAGAAGATCGACCCCGCCCGCTACGTCACGGAGACCGTCGGCCTGCCCACCCTGCGGGACATCCTGGCGGAGCTGGCCAAGCCCGGCCGCGACCCGCGCCAGCAGTTCGAGGTCTTTTCCTTCCAGGCGGGCGTCGAGAAGATGGAGGACCTCAAGCCCGGCATGAAGCTGCCCGGCATTGTCACCAACGTCACCGCCTTCGGCGCCTTCGTCGACATCGGCGTCCACCAGGACGGCCTCATCCACGTCAGCCAGCTGGCCGACCACTTCGTCTCCGACCCGGCGGAGGTGGTGAAGGTACAGCAGAAGGTGAACGTCACCGTCCTGGACGTCGACCTGCCGCGCAAGCGCATCGCCCTTTCCATGAAGGCGGCCCCCGTCATCGGCGCGGCCTCCTCCTCCGGCCGCAATTCCCCCGGCGCGCCGCGTCCGGCGGGGAACGGCGGCGGGGGAGGGCGGACGAACCAGCCCGCCGCCGTCGACTGGTTCACGGAGGCCCTCAGCAAGGGCCAGCGGAGGTGA
- the panE gene encoding 2-dehydropantoate 2-reductase, protein MKILVLGAGAVGGYFGGRLLQAGRDVTFLVRPRRAEQLARHGLVIQSAVDPRTLSHPPTVLAEWVRAPFDLVLLTCKAYDLDSSIAAIAPAVGPETLILPLLNGMRHLDILSAAFGAERVLGGRCRVSTTLDEQGAIQQLTGVQSIAFGEQGGGLTPRVEKAAEALRTPSFEVVASEAVLQEMWEKWVLLASLASATTLMRASIGEICAAPGGKEMIHGLIDECCAIAQGAGHPPRPPFLQTVRNTLTEAHSSLTASMFRDMEKGAPIEADQIVGDLLVRGGMKGGRFPLLELAYTRLKIYEAARQGV, encoded by the coding sequence ATGAAGATACTCGTCCTCGGCGCCGGCGCGGTCGGCGGCTATTTCGGAGGGCGCCTCCTCCAGGCGGGCCGCGACGTCACCTTCCTGGTGCGGCCCCGCCGCGCGGAGCAATTGGCCCGGCACGGCCTGGTCATCCAGAGCGCCGTCGATCCCCGGACGCTTTCCCATCCGCCCACCGTCCTGGCGGAGTGGGTCCGCGCCCCCTTCGACCTGGTCCTGCTCACCTGCAAGGCCTACGACCTCGACTCCTCCATCGCCGCCATCGCCCCCGCCGTGGGGCCGGAGACCCTGATCCTGCCGCTGCTCAACGGCATGCGGCACCTCGACATCCTCTCCGCCGCCTTCGGCGCGGAGCGCGTCCTGGGCGGGCGCTGCCGGGTCAGCACCACCCTGGACGAGCAGGGGGCCATCCAGCAGCTCACCGGCGTCCAGTCGATCGCCTTCGGCGAGCAGGGCGGCGGCCTCACGCCGCGCGTGGAAAAGGCGGCCGAGGCGCTGCGCACCCCTTCCTTCGAGGTGGTGGCCAGCGAGGCGGTCCTCCAGGAGATGTGGGAGAAGTGGGTGCTCCTGGCCTCCCTGGCCTCCGCCACCACGCTGATGCGCGCCTCCATCGGGGAGATCTGCGCCGCGCCGGGCGGGAAGGAGATGATCCACGGCCTGATCGACGAGTGCTGCGCCATCGCGCAGGGGGCGGGCCATCCGCCGCGCCCGCCCTTTCTCCAGACCGTCCGCAACACCCTGACGGAGGCCCATTCCTCCCTGACCGCCTCCATGTTCCGGGACATGGAAAAGGGCGCGCCGATCGAGGCCGACCAGATCGTCGGCGACCTGCTGGTGCGCGGCGGGATGAAGGGCGGCCGCTTTCCCTTGCTGGAGCTGGCCTACACCCGGCTGAAAATCTACGAGGCGGCCCGTCAGGGCGTCTAG